From a single Drosophila sulfurigaster albostrigata strain 15112-1811.04 chromosome 3, ASM2355843v2, whole genome shotgun sequence genomic region:
- the LOC133844760 gene encoding anaphase-promoting complex subunit 10 yields the protein MASTLDEESATKPVLVNEEDPLTEERLGLVREVGAQAVWSLSSCKPGFGVERLRDNIMDTYWQSDGQLPHLVNIQFHKRTNISQIFIYTDYKLDESYTPSRISIRSGTNFNDLQELQVIDLTEPNGWVQIPIKDGNVKSLRTFMLQIAVISNHQNGRDTHMRQIRVHAPCGGKGKHYPLELFGKFGTVDFQKFSTIR from the exons ATGGCGTCTACTCTGGACGAGGAGTCTGCAACCAAGCCCGTTTTAGTAAATGAAGAGGACCCACTTACCGAGGAGCGTCTTGGCTTGGTGCGCGAAGTGGGCGCTCAAGCCGTCTGGAGTCTCTCGTCATGCAAGCCAG GATTTGGTGTGGAACGCTTGCGCGACAATATAATGGATACATACTGGCAATCTGATGGCCAGTTACCCCATTTGGTGAACATACAATTCCATAAGCGCACCAATATTAGTCAGATCTTTATCTACACTGACTATAAACTTGACGAGAGTTATACACCATCGAGAATTTCCATACGCTCCGGGACCAACTTTAATGATCTTCAGGAGCTGCAGGTAATTGATCTGACGGAGCCAAATGGCTGGGTGCAGATACCCATTAAAGATGGCAACGTCAAATCGCTGCGCACTTTCATGCTGCAGATCGCAGTCATCTCGAATCATCAGAATGGACGTGATACTCACATGCGACAGATTCGTGTCCATGCTCCTTGTGGCGGCAAGGGCAAACATTATCCACTAGAACTGTTTGGCAAATTCGGCACAGTCGATTTCCAAAAGTTTTCAACCATACGTTAA
- the LOC133844762 gene encoding U3 small nucleolar ribonucleoprotein protein IMP3 has translation MVRKLKFHEQKLLKKVDFITWKVDNSSRENKILRRYHIQKREDYTKYNKLSREIRELTEKIARLDATDPFKSEATDMLMHKLHAMGVANDNLTLESASKTSASHFCRRRLPVVMVKLRMSEGLKHATGLIEQGHVRVGPEVVKDPAFLVSRNLEDFVTWVDGSKIKQHVQQYNDLRDDFQM, from the exons atggtGCGCAAACTAAAATTTCACGAGCAAAAGTTGCTTAAAAAGGTTGATTTTATTACCTGGAAAgtcgacaacagcagcagggaGAATAAAATCCTGCGACGCTATCATATACAAAAGCGTGAGGACTACACAAA ATACAATAAATTGTCGCGTGAAATTCGAGAACTTACTGAGAAAATAGCCAGACTAGATGCAACAGATCCCTTCAAATCAGAGGCCACCGATATGCTGATGCACAAACTGCATGCAATGGGTGTTGCCAACGACAATCTCACCTTGGAGAGCGCCAGCAAAACATCTGCGAGTCACTTTTGTAGGCGACGATTGCCGGTGGTGATGGTTAAAC taAGAATGTCGGAGGGTCTTAAGCATGCCACAGGCCTCATTGAGCAGGGTCATGTTCGCGTTGGACCTGAGGTGGTTAAGGATCCCGCCTTTCTTGTCTCCCGCAACTTGGAAGATTTTGTCACATGGGTCGATGGTTCCAAGATTAAGCAGCATGTGCAGCAATACAATGATCTGCGTGATGATTTCCAAATGTAA